One Apodemus sylvaticus chromosome 23, mApoSyl1.1, whole genome shotgun sequence genomic window carries:
- the LOC127673915 gene encoding sperm motility kinase Z-like, whose product MYSDSDSESSESDTVVTMFEEEVFTRQYTVLKTLGQGGTSDVRLCSHRLTGAPVAVKALLRERWSDPTVPEADIMKMLSHPNIVSLVQIIETEHTTYLIMEVARGEELLKRVRDAGCLKEDEARGIFVQLLSAIGYCHGKGVVHRDIKPDNIIVGEDGKATLIDFSLGDTFLPGQKLERLCGAFQFIAPEIFRGLPYDGTKVDMWALGVILYYMTTGFLPFGGGTLSELSNKVMNGKYRTPDHLSDDIRSMISLLLTVNPRQRPNAQELVSHPWLQQGGKTLTFHYNSDTRFPDPDIMGAMESIGFHSQDIREALKHKEFDETRATYHLLKSLANQDDGNYVQRDATNPGVTPFPSPTDPSTYPLPPRRRASEPSLKIRVSSTGQRPGETNAPVAPKKTPPMGSRQQRRMTAPCICLATYTVVEVIETLDNTFSSSSQFDKAPSESERRRPFTPRPPQPQGWAKWKKRISNCIRTLCCCCMSPDTTSRRKVCPQKREDTPKMTRSTRHLSALY is encoded by the exons ATGTATTCGGATAGTGACTCGGAGTCATCAGAGTCCGACACTGTGGTCACCATGTTCGAGGAGGAGGTGTTCACCAGGCAGTACACGGTGTTGAAGACCTTGGGCCAGGGTGGCACTTCCGATGTGAGGCTGTGCTCCCACCGCCTTACAGGAGCCCCAGTTGCTGTCAAGGCTCTTTTGAGGGAGAGGTGGTCGGACCCAACAGTGCCCGAAGCGGACATTATGAAAATGCTCAGTCACCCAAACATCGTCTCGCTTGTGCAAATAATTGAGACAGAACATACAACTTACTTAATTATGGAAGTTGCCAGAGGAGAAGAGCTACTTAAACGAGTCCGGGACGCTGGATGCCTGAAAGAAGATGAAGCTAGGGGCATATTTGTTCAGCTGCTCAGTGCCATAGGCTACTGTCATGGTAAAGGTGTGGTGCACAGGGACATAAAGCCTGACAATATCATAGTAGGTGAGGATGGAAAGGCTACACTTATTGATTTCAGCCTCGGAGACACATTCCTACCTGGACAGAAACTGGAAAGGCTGTGTGGAGCCTTCCAGTTCATTGCTCCAGAGATCTTCCGAGGCCTACCCTACGATGGCACAAAAGTAGATATGTGGGCCTTGGGggtcattttatattatatgaccACCGGATTCCTGCCATTTGGAGGAGGAACACTGTCGGAACTGAGCAACAAGgtgatgaatggaaaataccGTACACCGGATCATCTCTCAGACGATATTAGGAGCATGATTAGCCTCCTGCTAACTGTCAACCCAAGGCAGAGGCCAAATGCGCAAGAACTCGTAAGCCATCCATGGCTCCAGCAAGGGGGAAAGACTTTGACATTCCATTACAACAGTGACACCAGATTCCCAGACCCTGATATAATGGGGGCCATGGAAAGCATTGGCTTTCATTCCCAAGACATAAGAGAAGCTTTAAAACACAAGGAGTTTGACGAAACTAGGGCTAcataccatttattgaaaagcctGGCAAATCAGGATGATGGCAATTATGTGCAAAGAGATGCCACTAACCCAGGAGTGACACCTTTCCCTTCACCAACAGACCCTAGCACttaccctctgcctcccaggagaagGGCCAGTGAACCTTCCCTTAAAATACGAGTGTCATCTACTGGACAACGTCCTGGGGAGACAAATGCCCCTGTTGCACCCAAGAAGACACCCCCTATGGGCAGTCGTCAGCAAAGAAGAATGACTGCCCCATGCATCTGCCTCGCTACTTACACTGTCGTGGAAGTAATCGAAACCCTCGATAACACCTTCTCCTCTAGCTCCCAGTTCGACAAGGCCCCAAGTGAGTCAGAAAGAAGGAGACCTTTTACTCCAAGACCCCCGCAGCCTCAGGGATGGGCCAAATGGAAGAAACGAATTTCGAATTGCATCAGGACTCTATGCTGCTGCTGCATGTCACCTGACACAACAAGCCGGAGGAAGGTGTGCCCCCAAAAAAGAGAGGACACCCCgaagatgacaagaagtacaaggcatctttcag CTTTGTACTGA